In a single window of the Biomphalaria glabrata chromosome 5, xgBioGlab47.1, whole genome shotgun sequence genome:
- the LOC106073194 gene encoding uncharacterized protein LOC106073194, whose translation MSKKFYFFFSLLFLATRAALVIDVQPTRIQPGLTHNLVVNCSITENKIPLMLKINSLVLSRFASSDNSSFEELIILNYNENKSTLKTSKVPEDSIGINGASYISLTWPNPSYQEASRYKCEARGVSTSFNKISAAAYASVETDEPDTRSLVDELLHLRKETYETSNSLKEVKQKYTSLNEVLQKSVNKLNAEKQLSKNSIFTASNLFQGKRYYISRKQASNEINNAQGTCEFYGGYLAEIDTTEEYTFIVNFIQSVSTKDSTFSCVYNGLTDPEKDGIWSHIFSKKDSKFLPWGNGEPQNQADYRCICLEKSYNWRYNDLPCYFGDILRFLCEIPEDEEPLVN comes from the exons atgtctaaaaaattttatttcttttttagtctGCTATTTTTAGCAACTCGAGCTG cTCTAGTTATTGATGTCCAACCTACTAGAATACAACCAGGTCTGACTCATAACTTGGTGGTCAACTGTTCTATCACTGAGAACAAAATTCCTCTGATGCTGAAAATTAACTCTCTGGTACTCTCACGCTTTGCCTCATCAGACAACAGCTCGTTCGAAGAACTCATTATCCTCAactacaatgaaaacaaaagtacaCTCAAAACCAGCAAAGTTCCTGAGGACTCTATTGGAATCAACGGAGCTTCGTACATAAGTCTCACCTGGCCGAATCCCAGCTACCAAGAAGCCAGCAGGTACAAATGTGAAGCTCGAGGTGTAAGTACCAGCTTTAACAAGATTTCTGCCGCAGCTTACGCCAGTGTAGAGACGGATGAACCAGACACTAGAAGCCTTGTTGATGAACTTCTGCACCTCAGGAAAGAGACCTATGAAACTTCAAACTCTTTGAAAGAAGTGAAACAGAAATACACATCTTTAAACGAAGTTCTCCAGAAATCAGTTAACAAACTTAATGCTGAAAAACAACTATCAAAGAATTCTATTTTTACTGCTTCGAATCTATTTCAAGGTAAAAGGTATTATATATCTAGAAAGCAAGCATCTAATGAGATTAACAACGCCCAAGGGACTTGTGAATTTTACGGAGGTTATCTGGCAGAAATCGACACCACTGAGGAATATACTTTTATCGTTAATTTTATTCAATCAGTTTCAACCAAAGATTCGACTTTTTCATGTGTCTACAACGGTCTAACGGACCCAGAAAAGGATGGAATCTGGTCCCACATTTTCAGCAAAAAAGACTCCAAGTTTCTACCATGGGGAAATGGAGAGCCTCAAAATCAAGCTGATTATCGTTGTATTTGCTTGGAAAAAAGTTATAACTGGCGATATAATGATTTACCTTGCTATTTTGGTGATATATTAAGGTTTTTATGTGAAATTCCAGAAGATGAAGAACCCTTAGTGAACTAA